TAATTAAACGGGGGGTAAAACTAACAGAGACGGAGAAGAATGATGTCCTATTTTGACTAAATCCTTGGCTCAATCATGATCGAATATACAAAATAGAAAATAGCCGCCTAAAAAATAAACGTTGACAGGCCTATAAAACACCACGAAACTCAATTTAGCGCCTAGTCACAGAAACTATTATAAAAATCCACAATAGCGCCCAACTTATTCAGTTTGTACTTGCCAGATTTAATTCTTTCGACCAAGCTAGGACAGTCCCTAAAATAATATGCCCCCATCTGCTTAAAACTAGCTCCAGTGGATTGATCCTTAAAATACCTGGCCATGGTCTCATTGGAACGTTTAACGCAAAGGTCTTTGCCTACAGCTATTTTTTTATAGGATAGATTTAAGGTGACAGAAACCGCACCAATACCACCCAGTGGCAGACCAGGCCCCGCTGTAACCCAACCTTCTGTCAGGTACGAAAATTTATAGAGGTTCATATTCCCCTCAATGAGCAATTCAGCCAATTTTGTGGTACCTTGATTTACGACCTGTATGTATTCATAGGTAACACGCTCGCCGTTTTTGAACATTTCAATTTTTTCAATTTCGGGATATGTATAAACGATGGGGTCTTTACCGTTGGACTTAACAAATTCCAATCCCCTACCGTAGTCCACAAATCTTGCCATACCCTCCACTACCGTACTATCTTTAAGCAACAATTTTGTAGGTCTTTTTTGAGCATTTACAACGCATAAGGGAAAACAGAGAACAATAACGAAGCAAATTAGTTTATTTATCACTTTGAATAAGGTTTTTAATCTTTTTGATAATTGCTCAAAATAAAAAATCCCGATACTATTGGCATCAGGATTTAAAACTTGGTTGGAACACAAGGACTCCCTTCGACCTCGCTCAGGACAGGCTTCTCGGCATAAACCTATTCCTAAAAAATAAATCCCGACAACAAGAAGAGGTCGGGATTCAATTTAAACTTGGTTGGCCCACAAGGACTCCCTTCGACCTCGCTCAGGACAGGCTTCTCGTCCTAAACCTGTTCCTAAAAAATAAATCCCGACAACAAGAAGAGGTCGGGATTCAATTTAAACTTGGTTGGCCCACAAGGACTCGAACCTTGAATGACGGTACCAAAAACCGGAGTGTTGCCAATTACACCATGGGCCAATCTCTTCTTACTACATTGTTTTAGTAATCGAGGGTGCAAATTTAAAACAAAGTTTGGTTTCGCCAAACATTTTTCGGAACAATAATCTAAAAATACCTGAAGATAACGCTGTTAAAGGTTTATAAAAATTGTGCTTCGGTATCTATTTTAATTAGTAAATTCGCCCCATAGCTTTAACCACGGTTACATGTTTTCAAAGAACTTCCAGAAATGGGACACCTTATTAGGGTGGACAGCATTTTTTATCGCTTTAATCACTTATTTCATAACCGTTGAACCTACCAATAGTTTTTGGGATGCCGGAGAATATATAGCTACCGCAGCAAAACTTCAGGTAGGTCACCCGCCAGGAGCCCCATTACTACAGATGATCGGTGCTTTTTTCTCCATGTTTGCATTGGAACCGAACCAGGTTGCCATGATGGTGAATTTGGTATCAGGTGTTTCAAGCGCATTTACCATTCTGTTCATGTTCTGGACCATTACCAATCTTACCAGAAAGTTGATGGAAAAAGACGAAAAACTTACCAACAGTAAAGCCATAGCCGTATTAGGAAGTGGCCTTATTGGCTCATTGGCATTTACATATTCCGATAGTTTTTGGTTCAACGCCGTAGAAACCGAGGTTTACGCCATGGCCAGCTTTATTATGGCCTTACTACTCTGGCTAGGCCTAAAATGGACGGACAATCTAGAGGACCCACGTGGGAATAGATGGATCATATTAATATCCTTTGTCATAGGGCTCACCTTTGGAATACAGTTTATGGGCTTCTTGGCCATCCCTTCCGTAGGTCTGTTATATTATTTTAAAACCTATAAAAAAACGACGGTAAAAAACTTTTTATTGGCCAATTTAAGTGTCATTGCCATCTTAATGCTGGTCTACAAGTTCTCTTTGACCTATGTTTTAAAACTTTTTGGGTGGGGAGAAGTTTTCTTTATCAACAGTATTGGGCTTCCTTTTAACTCTGGGTCCATAATTATTGGGCTGTTGTTTATTGCAGCCTTCTATTTTGGATTGAACTATACGCGAAAAAACGGCTACCGTACAGCAAACACCATTGTTTTGTGCATGATGTTCCTTTTTCTAGGATTTTCTTCCTGGTTAATGTTGCCGATAAGAGCCAATGCCAATGTCGTGATTAACGAGAACAACCCAGAAGACGCCAGAGCTCTATTGGCTTATTACAACAGAGAACAGTATCCCGGGGTGGATAGCCCTATATACGGCGCTTATTATTCCGACCTTTTTGCCGAACCTGGTGAGGACAGGGACGGTAAACCGAAATATGAAAAGGATTACACCTTAGGAAAATACATCATAGTAAATAAGTACATTAATTCCGAACAAGGTTCCAATCCAGAACATGAGGGGCTTTTTCCAAGGATGTGGAGCACACAGCACGCCGAGAACTATATGCAATATTTTGGTCCGCTTGACTTTAGGATGACGCAATCCAGTCCTGAGCTGCTTGAAGCCGTTAATCAGGTGAAATCGGGTTTTGCCAATGGTGAAATTGATGCAGACCAGTACATTAGCTTCCTTAAGCGATTTGACGATTATATAGAGGTGGAACCACCATCTATTTGGGATAATATCAAATACATGGTAGAATTTCAATTCAACTACATGTACTTGCGCTATTTCATGTGGAATTTCGTAGGTAAACAAAATGATATTCAAGGACGCTATAACGACAATGGAAACTGGCTCAGCGGTATTGGTTTTATTGATAGTTGGCGCCTTGGGAGTCAAGACAATCTTCCTAGTGACATTGAAAACAACAAGGGACGCAATACCTATTTCTTTTTGCCGCTATTACTGGGCATTATCGGTATCGTTTTTCAGACCTCAAAAAACCCGAAACAATTCTGGGTGCTTCTAATGTTCTTTCTTTTTACGGGACTGGCCATACAGTTTTACACCAATCCTTACATTTTTCAACCCCGTGAACGCGATTACTCCCTAGTAGGTTCTTTCTACGTATTTGCACTTTGGATAGGGATAGGTGTTTACGGTCTTTTTGATGGTTTTAAAGATTGGCTTACTCCAAAAATATTAGCTCCCGTGGTCGTAGTGGTTTGCCTTTTAGCCGTTCCTACGGTTATGGCGGTACAAAATTGGGATGACCATGACCGCTCTAATAGATATACCGCCAATGCATCGGCAAAAGCCTATCTAGATTCTTGCCAGGAAGATGCTGGCGCCATCTTGTTCACCATTGGCGACAACGATACCTTTCCCCTGTGGTATGCACAGGAAATAGAAAATTACAGAACCGACGTGCGCATTGTTTGTACCAGTTTATTTGAAACGGACTGGTATGTAGACCAAATGAAAAAGAAAGCTTACGAAAGCGAAGCCATACCCTCACAGATAGAACACGAGAAATACAGATGGGGCTCTAGAGATGTACTGTACCATCAAGGTATTACTGAAAATAGATGGCCTATAAAGGATTTTATCAACTGGATAGATAGTGACAAGCCAAGGACCAAACTGAAATACTTATTTGAGCAGAATGGCGCAGATTTGAGTCAGTATTCTGAAAGCACTCAGAATATGGTCTTCTATCCTACCAATAAGATTAGGGTTCCCGTAAACAAGAAGAACGCTTTGGAGAGTGGACTTGTTAAGCAGAAAGATTCTGCGCTGATAGTAGATTATATAGATATTGACCTACCCGGTGTCATTACCAAGAAAAGCATGATGATGTTAGATATCCTTGCCAATAACGATTGGAAAAGACCTTTATATTTCTCTGGAGGAAGCTTTGACAATGCTGAATACCTTTGGATGAAGGATTACCTGCAATTAGATGGACTCGCCTATAAGCTCGTCCCCATACGCACGGAAAGACCCAATTCTTTTGAAATGGGAAGAATTGATACTGACTTAATGTATGATATCGTTACCGGATGGGACTGGGGCAACTCCGGCAGTTCAGAGATTTATCATGACACACAGACAAGAATACAAAGTGTATCCTATAGGGGTAACCTTGCACGCTTAATGGAAGCGCTTTTAAAAGAAAATAAGATAGACAAGGCAAAAGAAATCATCGAAATTTCATTGACCAATATGCCCGTAGACTATTTTGGATACTATACCCTATTGGAACCTTTTGTAGATGGTTACTATAAGGTAGGTGAAACCCAAAAAGCTAGAGCGCTCTTTGATGCCTTGAAAACAAAGTACCAAGAACGTTTGGAGTATTATGCGAGTACAAGTTTGGACGAACAGTACAATGATATAGATGATATCATTGCCGATATGGAAGCTTACAGAAGAAATATCGATACTCTAATCGCTAACGATGATCGTGAAGTAGCTGAGAAAGAGACACTTATTTTCAATGAATACATTGATAAGTTTCAACATTTTTACAAGGATGAGGACGATTTAGAAATCCCAGAGCCTAGCGTAGAACAGAATCCGGATATGATAGACACCATGCCTATCTCCGATACCATTCAACTAGATAACACGAAAACGGAGTTGTCGAAAGATACGGTCAACATTCAATAATAACCACCGACTAAAACAGTAGTACCTAATGGATATTGGAACAAAAAGGATTTAAGCGTATTCGTTAAGTATACCAATAAGGGTATTGGCGTCTTGCTCTCCGCTTTGTCGCCAGACCATTTCTCCCTTTTTGTATATCATAAGTGTAGGAAGTCCTTTAACGCGAAGTGCTTGCGAGAGCTCTTTATTCTTATCTACATCAATTTTAATCACCTTGCCCTTATCACCAAGAGCAGCGGCCACATCTCTTAGTACGGCGTGCATTGAAGTAGACTGTTCGTTCCATTCCGCGTAAAAATCCAACAGCACAGGAACATTTAAATCTATAAGTTCACCAAATTTAGACATATAATCGGCTTTTCTTTATTCGCCAAATGTAGTAAAAATTGTTAAAATACTAGTCTTAACAGCTTATTTGTAACCTGCAGGGCGGGTTAAAATCATGTTAAGGCTTTCTTTTTTAACGTAATGACAGTTATTTCTGGCCAAATACCCACTCTACCTGGATAACCTAAGAAGCCGAAACCTCTATTAACATTTATAAATTGACCTAATTCACTATAAATACCTGCCCAATACTTATAACGCCACTTTACAGGACTCCATTTTATCCATCCTGGTATCTCAATCCCGAATTGCATCCCGTGGGTATGACCGCTAAGTGTCAGATGAAAGTGCTTATCGTCGTGAATTACCTCCTCTTCCCAATGTGAAGGGTCATGACTCATTAAAATCTTAAAATCGTCCTTATCAATCAGAGCGGTAGCTTTTTGAAGATCACCAGCTTTTTTAAAACCACCTTTACCCCAATTTTCTACTCCAATAAGCGCAATTTTATCCTTACCCTTTTTCAGGTACCGATGTTCATTTAACAATAGATCAAAACCCATCTCCTTTTGCAAATCCTTCAAATCCTGTAGGTTTTGACTTTTCAGGGCTTCGGTTTCCCATGGAATATAATCTCCGTAATCATGGTTCCCTAAGACCGAAAATTTACCATCTTTGGCCTCCAGAGTAGCGAACAAGTCCGCCCATGGTATCATTTCCTCGGTCTTATTGTTCACCATATCTCCTGTAAAAAGAATGGCATCACTCTTTTGCTGATTAATTAAATCTACGGCGTACGCAATCTTTTTCCTATTATCAAAACTACCGCTATGAATATCGGATATCTGTGTAATTTGATACCCGTTGAAATCATCTGGCAGATCATCGAACTCCAAATCGTACTTCAACACCTTAAAATTATACTTGCCTTTGAACATACCATAGAGTAAAGCCCCGAAAGGTATAGCGGCAATACCTAATGCGATAATACTTAAGAAACGCCGGCGTTGTGGTAAACTGAACTCTTGTGAAGCTCCAAAAATCTTTTGATATACTCCTGTTCCTATCCGAAAAATATCTTCCGAGAACAGAAATAAAATGGTAATTACCTTAAAGGTCAACACCGTAAGCAAAAATCCAAAAGCATAACTTTTTGGACCACTGAGCACCCGACCGGCCTCCTCACCTGCCGTAAACTGGTAAATGAAATTAATTAAGACCACCAGTGCTATTGTAATATAAAGATAGTGCCACCATGGTTGCCTAACTACGGTTTTTAGTGCTTGCAGTACATAAACACTAAGTCCAATATAAATAATGACAAAAACAATCCAACGTAGCATAGGTATTTTTTACAAAGATATTTTTTGATAATCGATAAAGAGGCTCTTTTCCGTTTTATTTAACCTTATTCACAACAGCGGCGATAGTTTCCTTACTAGAAACAGCGATTTGGTCGTCTTTTAGAAATGAAACCGAATTCATTGAAACCATGGGCTGCATATCCAAAGTTTTTTGAAACTGAGTTCCGGAAAGGTGAACCGCCTTAAACCCTTTGTCCATGAAGACCGCTACGTTGTATTCCTTAACCCCGGACCCTGGCATTATTGCACAAGATGTGCTATTGGCGTTTAATTTATCCAAAAGCGTTATTCCTTCAATAGCCGATTGCTTTTGTCCCGAAGTCAGGAGATAGTCCACTCCCATTTCCTCTAACTGTTTTAAGACTATGATGGGGTTCTTCACCCAATCAAAAGCTCTGTGAAATGTAAAGTTCATCCCCTCCGAACATTTCACTAATTCCTGAGTCCGTTCGTTATCTAGTGTATGGTCAGCATGTAGCACTCCAGAAACAATCCCTTGGAATCCCAATTCTTTGCACAATAGAATATCGGCCTTCATAATCTCAAA
This genomic window from Maribacter sp. MJ134 contains:
- a CDS encoding DUF2723 domain-containing protein, whose amino-acid sequence is MFSKNFQKWDTLLGWTAFFIALITYFITVEPTNSFWDAGEYIATAAKLQVGHPPGAPLLQMIGAFFSMFALEPNQVAMMVNLVSGVSSAFTILFMFWTITNLTRKLMEKDEKLTNSKAIAVLGSGLIGSLAFTYSDSFWFNAVETEVYAMASFIMALLLWLGLKWTDNLEDPRGNRWIILISFVIGLTFGIQFMGFLAIPSVGLLYYFKTYKKTTVKNFLLANLSVIAILMLVYKFSLTYVLKLFGWGEVFFINSIGLPFNSGSIIIGLLFIAAFYFGLNYTRKNGYRTANTIVLCMMFLFLGFSSWLMLPIRANANVVINENNPEDARALLAYYNREQYPGVDSPIYGAYYSDLFAEPGEDRDGKPKYEKDYTLGKYIIVNKYINSEQGSNPEHEGLFPRMWSTQHAENYMQYFGPLDFRMTQSSPELLEAVNQVKSGFANGEIDADQYISFLKRFDDYIEVEPPSIWDNIKYMVEFQFNYMYLRYFMWNFVGKQNDIQGRYNDNGNWLSGIGFIDSWRLGSQDNLPSDIENNKGRNTYFFLPLLLGIIGIVFQTSKNPKQFWVLLMFFLFTGLAIQFYTNPYIFQPRERDYSLVGSFYVFALWIGIGVYGLFDGFKDWLTPKILAPVVVVVCLLAVPTVMAVQNWDDHDRSNRYTANASAKAYLDSCQEDAGAILFTIGDNDTFPLWYAQEIENYRTDVRIVCTSLFETDWYVDQMKKKAYESEAIPSQIEHEKYRWGSRDVLYHQGITENRWPIKDFINWIDSDKPRTKLKYLFEQNGADLSQYSESTQNMVFYPTNKIRVPVNKKNALESGLVKQKDSALIVDYIDIDLPGVITKKSMMMLDILANNDWKRPLYFSGGSFDNAEYLWMKDYLQLDGLAYKLVPIRTERPNSFEMGRIDTDLMYDIVTGWDWGNSGSSEIYHDTQTRIQSVSYRGNLARLMEALLKENKIDKAKEIIEISLTNMPVDYFGYYTLLEPFVDGYYKVGETQKARALFDALKTKYQERLEYYASTSLDEQYNDIDDIIADMEAYRRNIDTLIANDDREVAEKETLIFNEYIDKFQHFYKDEDDLEIPEPSVEQNPDMIDTMPISDTIQLDNTKTELSKDTVNIQ
- a CDS encoding thioredoxin family protein; this encodes MSKFGELIDLNVPVLLDFYAEWNEQSTSMHAVLRDVAAALGDKGKVIKIDVDKNKELSQALRVKGLPTLMIYKKGEMVWRQSGEQDANTLIGILNEYA
- a CDS encoding metallophosphoesterase, which codes for MLRWIVFVIIYIGLSVYVLQALKTVVRQPWWHYLYITIALVVLINFIYQFTAGEEAGRVLSGPKSYAFGFLLTVLTFKVITILFLFSEDIFRIGTGVYQKIFGASQEFSLPQRRRFLSIIALGIAAIPFGALLYGMFKGKYNFKVLKYDLEFDDLPDDFNGYQITQISDIHSGSFDNRKKIAYAVDLINQQKSDAILFTGDMVNNKTEEMIPWADLFATLEAKDGKFSVLGNHDYGDYIPWETEALKSQNLQDLKDLQKEMGFDLLLNEHRYLKKGKDKIALIGVENWGKGGFKKAGDLQKATALIDKDDFKILMSHDPSHWEEEVIHDDKHFHLTLSGHTHGMQFGIEIPGWIKWSPVKWRYKYWAGIYSELGQFINVNRGFGFLGYPGRVGIWPEITVITLKKKALT
- a CDS encoding copper homeostasis protein CutC, which gives rise to MLVEVCANSLESALNAQEAGADRIELCSELAVGGITPSYGLLKAVREEISIPVHVLVRPRSGDFTFSNIEFEIMKADILLCKELGFQGIVSGVLHADHTLDNERTQELVKCSEGMNFTFHRAFDWVKNPIIVLKQLEEMGVDYLLTSGQKQSAIEGITLLDKLNANSTSCAIMPGSGVKEYNVAVFMDKGFKAVHLSGTQFQKTLDMQPMVSMNSVSFLKDDQIAVSSKETIAAVVNKVK